The following coding sequences lie in one Dunckerocampus dactyliophorus isolate RoL2022-P2 chromosome 4, RoL_Ddac_1.1, whole genome shotgun sequence genomic window:
- the mtrfr gene encoding mitochondrial translation release factor in rescue isoform X1 produces the protein MSKLSPFFCYMYNNLRSRVTWRRDSLGVPYSPPAGLTWVAMAGKKDLIDLPVLDEGELEEQFVRGSGPGGQATNKTSNCVVLKHIPSGLVVKCHQTRSVDINRKRAREIMREKLDVFHKGAQSEVLVRKRESEAMKQEKRRKAKENLERKKLFKEALLAEAKPGSDTV, from the exons ATGTCGAAGCTTTCCCCGTTCTTCTGCTACATGTACAACAATTTACGGAGTCGAGTTACGTGGAGGAGGGACTCTCTAGGCGTCCCCTACTCGCCTCCAGCCGGGCTCACATGGGTCGCGATGGCCGGCAAGAAGGACCTGATCGACCTCCCTGTCTTGGATGAAGGCGAGCTGGAGGAGCAGTTTGTCAGAGGATCTGGACCTGGGGGTCAGGCTACCAACAAAACCAGCAACTGCGTGGTCCTCAAGCACATTCCTTCTGGACTTGTGGTGAAG TGTCATCAAACCAGATCAGTGGATATCAATCGAAAGCGAGCCCGGGAAATCATGCGTGAGAAACTCGATGTTTTTCACAAAGGAGCGCAAAGCGAAGTCCTCGTGAGGAAGAGAGAGTCTGAAGCAATGAAGCAAGAGAAACGGAGGAAAGCTAAGGAGAAcctggagagaaaaaaactgtTCAAAGAGGCCCTGCTTGCTGAAGCCAAGCCTGGGAGTGACACTGTTTAA
- the mtrfr gene encoding mitochondrial translation release factor in rescue isoform X2 — protein sequence MYNNLRSRVTWRRDSLGVPYSPPAGLTWVAMAGKKDLIDLPVLDEGELEEQFVRGSGPGGQATNKTSNCVVLKHIPSGLVVKCHQTRSVDINRKRAREIMREKLDVFHKGAQSEVLVRKRESEAMKQEKRRKAKENLERKKLFKEALLAEAKPGSDTV from the exons ATGTACAACAATTTACGGAGTCGAGTTACGTGGAGGAGGGACTCTCTAGGCGTCCCCTACTCGCCTCCAGCCGGGCTCACATGGGTCGCGATGGCCGGCAAGAAGGACCTGATCGACCTCCCTGTCTTGGATGAAGGCGAGCTGGAGGAGCAGTTTGTCAGAGGATCTGGACCTGGGGGTCAGGCTACCAACAAAACCAGCAACTGCGTGGTCCTCAAGCACATTCCTTCTGGACTTGTGGTGAAG TGTCATCAAACCAGATCAGTGGATATCAATCGAAAGCGAGCCCGGGAAATCATGCGTGAGAAACTCGATGTTTTTCACAAAGGAGCGCAAAGCGAAGTCCTCGTGAGGAAGAGAGAGTCTGAAGCAATGAAGCAAGAGAAACGGAGGAAAGCTAAGGAGAAcctggagagaaaaaaactgtTCAAAGAGGCCCTGCTTGCTGAAGCCAAGCCTGGGAGTGACACTGTTTAA